The following coding sequences lie in one Silene latifolia isolate original U9 population chromosome 5, ASM4854445v1, whole genome shotgun sequence genomic window:
- the LOC141655480 gene encoding uncharacterized protein LOC141655480 codes for MQGLLPAIFGGEQAEFIKVNGSIQGFFKGKSGVRQGDPLSPYIFVLSIEVLSRGDLLSIAEVIIVLKKFGDMSGLITNKEKTSIYFGGVHDATQKKILDYSGFTQGNFPFRYLGIPITTSRLTQEGFSVLIKKIQGAIYHWYFKTLTYAGKIFVSLKSILSVRDACIQLASGVQAAKDTIQGCTQNHQFSISKAYEFLRTRAPISRGMTALQSSSVVPSHKIVAALAIQNCLATVDKLQAKGMFITNRCTLCKEAAEDYKHLFFQCKYSKDVWQRILLWTGINRPVHNYWQEMYWIRNIKYSKAWHKHWFLCGLVATVYMLWAERNAQIFRGQERTITQLVGYNTLVEHMNG; via the exons ATGCAGGGGTTATTACCTGCTATTTTTGGAGGTGAGCAAGCTGAATTCATTAAG GTTAATGGCTCAATTCAGGGATTCTTCAAAGGGAAGAGTGGTGTGAGGCAGGGTGACCCTCTTTCTCCTTACATTTTTGTCTTAAGTATAGAGGTACTCTCTAG AGGTGACCTTCTATCAATTGCAGAAGTGATTATAGTCTTGAAGAAATTTGGGGACATGTCTGGTTTAATTACTAACAAGGAGAAAACTTCTATCTATTTTGGAGGTGTTCATGATGCTACTCAGAAAAAGATTCTTGACTATTCAGGGTTTACTCAAGGGAATTTTCCTTTCCGATATTTGGGTATTCCTATAACTACTTCTAGACTAACTCAGGAAGGCTTCAGTGTTTTGATTAAGAAGATCCAAGGAGCCATCTATCACTGGTATTTCAAAACTCTTACTTATGCTG GAAAGATATTCGTAAGCCTGAAAAGTATACTTTCTGTGAGAGATGCTTGTATTCAGCTTGCAAGTGGGGTGCAGGCAGCAAAGGATACCATTCAGGGATGCACTCAGAACCATCAGTTCTCAATATCTAAAGCTTATGAATTTTTAAGAACCAGGGCTCCCATTTCTCGTGGAATGACAGCACTCCAAAGCAGTTCAGTCGTGCcctctcataagattgtagcaGCTTTGGCTATCCAGAATTGCCTAGCCACTGTGGATAAACTTCAAGCCAAAGGGATGTTCATCACTAACAGGTGCACACTTTGCAAAGAAGCAGCAGAGGACTACAAGCATCTCTTTTTCCAATGTAAGTATTCTAAGGATGTGTGGCAACGGATATTACTTTGGACGGGCATCAATAGGCCAGTGCATAATTACTGGCAAGAGATGTACTGGATCCGGAATATTAAGTATAGCAAGGCTTGGCATAAGCACTGGTTTTTATGTGGGCTTGTAGCAACTGTCTACATGCTATGGGCAGAAAGGAATGCACAGATCTTTCGTGGGCAAGAGAGAACAATTACTCAATTGGTAGGATATAACACTCTAGTGGAACATATGAATGGTTAA